A segment of the Fusobacterium ulcerans genome:
ATCAATATTTCTGCTTCTTTATCAGTTACCATTCCTACTGCATGTCCTGTGACAAATACAGTTGAAATTTCTCCATCAGCAGGAGCATAAAGTACTCCTTTTTGAGGTATGATTCCTACTCCTTTTCCAATAGATCCTGATGCAAAAGCTTCATCTTTTACCTTGCTTAATTCTATTGCCTCTCCTTCAATACAAGATTTGATAATTATATCCTCAGCTTCATTTTTAGTATTACTGCTATTTTTCTCATGAATTTCTATGTCATCTTTTTCATCTATTCCTAAAAAGTAAGTGATTACTGCTGTTATTACAAAGGCAAGTGTAATTCCAATAACATAATATACAAATGTTTCTCCTAAAAATGCAGGTAAAGTAGTCAGTGCTGGAAATACATAGACTATAGCTTTAGTATGCATCATTCCCATAAATCCACCTGCTATTGCTCCTCCTATTACTTGAGCTATAAAAGGCTTTCTATATTTTAAAGAAATTCCATATACAATTGGTTCTGTAATTCCTCCTAGTAAAGCTGGAATTGTAGCTGAAAGTGCATATGCTTTATTTTCTTTATTTTTTGCTTTCAAAAATACTCCAAATGCAGCTCCTGCACTGGCAAATGTTGCTGCTGCTATCATAGGACGTATTACATCATAACCATATGTTGAAATATTATTGATCATAATAGGTACAACACCCCACTGAACTCCCAACATTACAAGAAAAGTCCATCCAGCTCCAATAACGGCTCCTGTTAATAGCCCATTTTTTACACTTAAAAAATTAACTAAATTACCTACCTGATCTGCAAGGTATACTCCAATTGGTCCAATTACAATAATAGTAAGAGGAACCATTATAAGAAGAGCAACAAATGAAAGAGCAAATAATTCTATATTTTTAGGAATGAATTTTTTTAAAACCTTTTCTAATTTAGAATAAATCAAAATAGAAACAATAGCTGGAACCAGACTTCCAGAATAGCCTATCAAGACTACAGGAATTCCTAAAAATGATGTCATATCACCTGGTTTTGACATAAGCTTTGTAAAATTTGGCTCCATTAATGTCGCCACTATTGCTAGTGCTATATATGGATTGCATTTAAAAGCTTTTGCAGAAGAATAAGCTAAAAATAATGGTAAAAAGTAAAATACACTGTTTCCAGCTGCTGCTAAAATCTTGTATGTTCCCCCACTTGTATCCAATATTCCTAATGTTGTTGTAAGAATAACAAGAAGAGCTTTTATCATACCAGCTCCTGCTAAAGCAATAACAATTGGATTTAGAATTGCTGACATCATATTTAAAGCTCGTGTAAACAAAGTTCCACTTTTTTTCTCTTCTTTTACTTCTGTTTCTCCTATTGAATACTGTCTTTGAATTGCATTAAAAATATCTTCTACAGCATTTCCCACTACCACTTGAAATTGACCATTTCCTTTTACTATTGAAATTACTCCCTTAAGTTTTGATAAACTATTTTCATCAGTTTTTGTTTCATCTTTCAGTTTAAATCTTAATCTAGTTACACAATGTGTCAAATTTACTATATTATTCTCTCCACCAATAAGAAATATAATCTCTTTTGCTAATTGGTCATAATTTTGTTTCGCCATGTTATAACCTCCATAATATTTTACTTTCTGAATTTATAGCCATATCATATCATATTTTTTTATCAACATTTAAAAGTTCGTTTTTTGGAAACTATATACTATTAATCTCTTAAAAATAAAAATAGTGTATTATTTAATTTGATATAATACACTATTTCTATAAAATTATTTGTTTTTTATTAACTGACGATATTTATTTACAATATGATCATTTATCAAAGGATAAATTATAGAATGACTTTGAATTTCTGAATTATGATGGAAGGCTATGCAATTATCAATACCAGAATAATTTTTCATCTCTTCATTTCCAGTTATCAAAACGATCTTTGCTTTTGTTCTTGAATAATCTTTTTCTTCTTGAAATTCAGATAACTGATATTTTTTTAAATAAAATCCAGAATTAGAATATATAATTATCAATGTTTCTTCATCTGCTCTTCTAATAAATGTATCTTGTTTCACATCATCTAAATTTGTAATTAAAAATTTACCATTATAAGCTAATTTCATTTGCAGATCAATAGCCCCAATTTCTGAAAACAGCAAGCCAAAACTTGCTACTTTTTTGTAACGAATGAGGTCTTGTGCCAGTTTCTCTATATTTTTTAAATTTTCCTCTCCATTTAATGAGTCTATATCCTGCTGAATACATTTTAAATATGAGCTGTAGCCATATTTTTCTATATATTCAGCTATATTTTGATTATAATTTAAATTATAGCCATATCTATTTTCCTTGAAAGAGGCAGAAGCTTTAAAATCTGCATAATCTTCAAAATTTAAAATTCTGATAAATTTAGAGATTGTAGACTTTGATACACTGCATAATTTTGCTACTTCTCCAATAGAAAGCTCATGCAATGAATGAAAATTCATTAATAATGTCATTGCAATGTGATAGTTTGTAGAATCTAAATCATTATCATTTAACATAATTAAAAGTCTATTTAATAAATTCCCCATATTATTCCTCCAATATATTTCCATATTGTTATAATAAAAATTTAATGATTTAATAAAGTATAAATTATATTTTATATTATGTCAAGAAATGCCCTCTAGCTTACTTCTCTTATGTTGATAGTAAAACTAAAGTTAGAAGATGGAGAAGATATATTATAATGGAGAATCTAAAATCCTTTATAATTTTTAGTATGGTATTTTGTAAGCTGAAGAAATTTACTGGTTTCAATTAATGAAAATATATAAAAAAACTCCTTTGATATAATTAATTAGGTTTGCTGGCCAATCAACTAATCAAAGGAGGTCATAAGGTGTATGACAAAACAGTTTATCACACAAAATATGGAATTGTAAATACTATATTATATAATAAGAGCAATTAAAGTATTTACATCTATCTAAATATCCCCAGTATTATTTTTGTTATAAACATTGCTACAGCTGCGTCAATTAAAGGAATGAATAATAATATTTTATAATATTTTTTTGAAACTCCTGATACCAATACGATTCTGGCATAGTGTCCAATCAAAGTTCCCATTAATATTACAGCTGGATATAGTATAGTAGCCTGTTCCTGAGTAATTGTTCCATTTTGATAGAGCATTAATCCAGCAGCAGCCCCAGCAGCTTTAGCAAAAAAGGCAGCGATGATAACTAATGCAGCTTCACCTGGAAGCCCAAATATTCCCATAACAGGATTCAATACTTTGGCTATTATATTCATCAGCCCTGTTGTCTGAAGAAAAACTATCAAAGCATAAGCTAGTACCATGGCTGGAGCAATTTGTTCAAGTGCAATAGTTAATCCTTTTTTTGCTCCTTTCATAAATACTTCAACAGTACTTACATTATTTTTAATATTATCCATATTGAACTTCCCCCTCTGTTACTTTATTTCTGTTCTTATAGATCATAAATCTTATAATATTAGCCCCCATTATTTTTACTACTAACTGAATTAATATTATTCCCCCAAGTGGAAGAAGTGATATAGAAAGAAGAGGTCCCCCTGCTGAAATAGTATTTGTTACTACTGCTGAAGCAGCATATTGATAAGAAACAAAAATAGCTCTTTCTTCATCAGTTATATATTTATCATCATATAATTCTTTTGTCATTACAGCACCTATATCTGATGAAGTAAAAGAACTTACAAAAGCCAGTCCTGCTACACCTGGAATTCCCATTATAGGTTTTAGAATAGGTTTAAAAAATTTAGCTGCTGCTTCCAGTGCTCCGAGCTCTT
Coding sequences within it:
- a CDS encoding beta-glucoside-specific PTS transporter subunit IIABC encodes the protein MAKQNYDQLAKEIIFLIGGENNIVNLTHCVTRLRFKLKDETKTDENSLSKLKGVISIVKGNGQFQVVVGNAVEDIFNAIQRQYSIGETEVKEEKKSGTLFTRALNMMSAILNPIVIALAGAGMIKALLVILTTTLGILDTSGGTYKILAAAGNSVFYFLPLFLAYSSAKAFKCNPYIALAIVATLMEPNFTKLMSKPGDMTSFLGIPVVLIGYSGSLVPAIVSILIYSKLEKVLKKFIPKNIELFALSFVALLIMVPLTIIVIGPIGVYLADQVGNLVNFLSVKNGLLTGAVIGAGWTFLVMLGVQWGVVPIMINNISTYGYDVIRPMIAAATFASAGAAFGVFLKAKNKENKAYALSATIPALLGGITEPIVYGISLKYRKPFIAQVIGGAIAGGFMGMMHTKAIVYVFPALTTLPAFLGETFVYYVIGITLAFVITAVITYFLGIDEKDDIEIHEKNSSNTKNEAEDIIIKSCIEGEAIELSKVKDEAFASGSIGKGVGIIPQKGVLYAPADGEISTVFVTGHAVGMVTDKEAEILMHIGINTVEMNGEGFIKKVKDGQKVKAGDILIEFDIEKIKRAGYDTTTMMVISNSEEYSDIGVLNLGEVKQNNDILIIRPVIKNQ
- a CDS encoding MurR/RpiR family transcriptional regulator codes for the protein MGNLLNRLLIMLNDNDLDSTNYHIAMTLLMNFHSLHELSIGEVAKLCSVSKSTISKFIRILNFEDYADFKASASFKENRYGYNLNYNQNIAEYIEKYGYSSYLKCIQQDIDSLNGEENLKNIEKLAQDLIRYKKVASFGLLFSEIGAIDLQMKLAYNGKFLITNLDDVKQDTFIRRADEETLIIIYSNSGFYLKKYQLSEFQEEKDYSRTKAKIVLITGNEEMKNYSGIDNCIAFHHNSEIQSHSIIYPLINDHIVNKYRQLIKNK
- a CDS encoding nucleoside recognition domain-containing protein, translated to MDNIKNNVSTVEVFMKGAKKGLTIALEQIAPAMVLAYALIVFLQTTGLMNIIAKVLNPVMGIFGLPGEAALVIIAAFFAKAAGAAAGLMLYQNGTITQEQATILYPAVILMGTLIGHYARIVLVSGVSKKYYKILLFIPLIDAAVAMFITKIILGIFR
- a CDS encoding nucleoside recognition domain-containing protein — encoded protein: MTAEKKREITGWVSLFTLIVMFSGLLKNHPTLRALDFSYLLGTFGKISEGADFAGKGGIGTRQGFLVALTLVPSLMLSSGLIAVAQELGALEAAAKFFKPILKPIMGIPGVAGLAFVSSFTSSDIGAVMTKELYDDKYITDEERAIFVSYQYAASAVVTNTISAGGPLLSISLLPLGGIILIQLVVKIMGANIIRFMIYKNRNKVTEGEVQYG